The Dermacentor andersoni chromosome 1, qqDerAnde1_hic_scaffold, whole genome shotgun sequence genomic interval GTCACCTGCAATCATTAACACAATGTAACAGCTCGAAACACAGTAATTACTGCCATTAGCATTTCTGCAACAGGCAATAAATAACTGGGTGGACTAGACAACAGGGACACTTGCAATCAATCACAAAATAACAGCTTCATACATTCCTATTTTCACTAAAGCTCTTTCTTTTGAGCAGTTTCACAAACATGGCAAGTTGCCTGTAATTAAATCACTCGTTTTAAAACACTGCCTCATATGACTTACTCGTTTCAAACCTTGGCCGCCCACTTTGAAGTATTAGCTAATAAATGTTTTCGCATATGCTGTAATTGCACCACACACATCGGATTGCGCATGCTGATTGTGATAGTTCTCTCCCATCACACAAAAATATTCATGTCTGAAACATTTTTCCCAAGGCAGCGGGGTAAATTGAGGGGGATATGTAAAACGCACCTAAAATGCTCTGGGCCCTTCATCTTCATAATTATTTGCAAAGGCTGTAGCTAACTCACAGTTCCAATTTAGCCTGCACATCGCCGTAAGGTTTCCTTTATTTTGCCGCACTTAGAAACACTATAGCTTGCATAGACCTCAATAAACTATTGAAACATAAAAAAGGAGAACACTGTTGATTAATGAGTTGCAATGGTTGTAATTAAGGCAGTAACAGGAAAGCATTCCCACACAATACACTCAGGACTGTGGCTATTTCCACAAAGTTTTAAGTTGCTAACTTGTTCTGGAAGGCTGGGAAACATCACATATTATGGCAGTGCGACAGCTTGCAATGCTTGaataacaatatatatacagggtccAATACATGCTTTTGCAACAAAATGCAACATAGGGCCTAGCATTCTTTGCTACATTGATACATGTCATCGTCGCTTGCTCATTTGCAATCCCAAACTCATTGCTATGCCATCTGTTAAATTTCCGGCGGCTCGACAGCATAAAAGTACATATGGTATTGATATTTCTTTGCACAACTACatgaaaagcaacaacaaaaacagatACAATGGTGCAGAAACAACATAGAAAGTGTTTGCCCTTGTCCCCATAACTGATGAACATATGGTAATCTGAATGAGCATACATGCAGTTGAGCACCTTTATACCTAAAGTGCTTGGGACCACCAAAATCATCCGTTTTACAGCTCACTTTGTAAAGATCGCGCACAGCACGCCTCACACTAGGAACCGACCGAACATAATTACTCTTTCGTTATGCAGGTCACCTTGCTGTAGAGGTGCTTGACCGATTGTGCGGGAATGGATGCTGATGTAATGATTTCTTTCTAGCTCCTTCGTGGTATCCGCCAGGGCGTAGACCGGCTGGCTGCAGCTACTGAGCGGGTCGTGGCTGCTGTGGAGCGGCAGGCTGACCAAGTTGCGGAGGCACTGCGGCCAGTAGGCCAGCTTTCACAGCTCTTGGGCCAGCTAATGCAGGAGGCAGTGGCTGCAAGGAGGCAATAGACAATTTgaagttttattatttattacttttatttttattatttattattattcgttCGTTATGACTTTGATCTCGTTTTGtacatttaaatattttttttactgatCTCTAAACTTTGAGATGTCACGCGAAGGTAGCAGAAATAAAATAGTTACCTTATTTCCGTTATGTGCACAAGAAATAGCATACTGTTTCTGTATCTTTATCGTTAGTATGTTTTAGTATTCTTTAGCAAGTATCATTAATATGTTTAGGGTGTTTCAGTCATATGAGTTAGATGGCAGTCATGCTAGGGTTACTCTTTCTGTACTCTGTGTTGTTGCACTgaggtccattttttttttcttgcaaggtTCCATATCCAGTGTCTACCTATAATCACTAGATGGCTGCTTTAGAATTGTGTTACACATTACGTATAGTGGAGCTAACTCTTGATTTGGCGCCTGACGGGGATTCTCCAGCTAACAGCTGATGCCTTGTACGCGGAGAAAAACAGTATTAGTCGCATTGTTTTTAACTAGGTCATGTTATTCCTGCCATTTATATCGAAGTACAGAATACTAGTCAGGCTTGCATGATGCTTTTTATTTGTGTGCTTACCACTTTTGTAATCAGAGGGTAATAAGTGTTACATGAAGCACTTCTGGCTAGCCACATAGGCTCCtgctgtgatatttttttgctACTACTTTCATGTAACTTTATATATGCTAAGCTGCAGCTATGGAGTGCATTACTGTACCTGATACTGAAGAGTAGTTCAAGGTGCTGTGATATGTGACATACACACGTCCTGCAGGCTTCCTGCTACAGCAGAACGTTAGTCCAGCTCATTGTGACATATTTCGTCACTGTTACTACTTCAGATATGTTGTATGTGGGGTGTATCTGAATGCAGACCATGTAGTGGCTGACATTAATCTGCATTTTTTTGTGACACGAGCATGTTTACAAAGTTGAAACCATGGAGTACATTAAAGTAATACCATTTCCTTGAGCTACACCATGTCTTGGCTTTACTCCATGCTGGCAGCATATACTACATGAACAATGTGCCCGTTGCAGTGTGAAACGAAATGTTCTTGTGAACTTACAATCTAGCTACCCAGCTGGCTACAGGGGTGGACAAAAATGTCGAAATGGCACGACATGTCTTCGTGCAAAGCATACCGCTGTCTGTTTTGTTTTCAAAATTCCCTGTGATAACAGTGTGTCATTTTGTATTTCTAATTGTTTAAGaataaaattacaaaagaaaaaagaacccggAAAAGAGATGCAGCAGCACACCCGCTCAGGTGCTTGTGCTGTTTTTTGTATTCTCCTTGAATTTGCGTTCCCAACAGGAACTAAGTTGCCCAGCAACACTTTTTTAACGTCTCTCTTCCACTGTTTCTAAACCTTTTGTTACTGTGACACACCCTGTGAAAATCCGCAATGGATATTTCAGTATTattcaaaacaaatatttttgaaaatgcctCGCATCCTTCTTATCAAGGGCGACCATTTCAATTTTTCAATGGCATTATGAGGTTTGCCTTTTCACGCCTATGTTGGAGAACTCACCTGACTTTACGGTTGAGCCGCGCGACGAGCCTCCTGTTGCTGCCTCAGCCGACGATGCAGCGCACGCAGGTGAGTCGTACGCCAGGTAGGAGCCGCAGAGAACAGGTTGACAACCTGGCTCCTCATCTGCTTTGCCCTCATCAGCAGCTCTCTGGGCGTTTCTTGGCGGCAGGTGTGGTGCCCTTCAGACACAGGCAAGCGCTGTTGCAGCGGTGGCTGGTTGTCCTCGGCCTCCTCATCACTGTCCTGCAGCTCCGGCTCCCCTGCCTTCAAAGCAGTGTTGTGGAGAGCGGCGCAGGCTGCCACGATTGTGGCTGCATCCTTGGGCTCATAAAGGAGTGTCCGGTACCTTTGAAAGCACCGGAACCTTGCCTTCAAGACGCCAATACCCCTCTCCACAACGTTCCTCATGGAGGCATGGGCCTGGTTGTAGCGCCCCTCCGGAGTGTCAATGCCTGGATGGCCTGGCACAGGTGTCAGCAGCCATGGCTCAAGAGGGTAGCCTGAGTCTCCTGCATGTTGGAAACATAACTGTGTAATATACTTCACTGATTGCAACATGTCTGCAGCACTCACCGAGCACCCATTCTCCACGTCGCAGGTTACGTGTGAGGCGGCCTAACAGTGGTGAGTGCCTCCACACGTAGGAGTCGTGGCAGGATCCGGGGAAACGGGGATCGATGTCCACGATGCGCATGTGGGCATCACACACCTGGAGGGCAGAACAAACGGGCGGAAAATGGTTCAGAATAATCAATTTGAGCTGCAATATTTTCGTACTTCACGTCATGCTGACAGATAAATAGTCTGAATGAAATGTTTTTGTACCAACATGATTTCATAATTCTTTTCCAGACACAGCTGCATTTATTCTCACATTAGTAAAAAGCAATCTCCGAAATAGTCTTGTTTAATTATTCCAAGAAATGTGCAAAAAGCTACATTCACGAGAGATTTGTGAATTAACGCTCATCATAGCCGCCTTGGTTGTTCAATGCGTACTCTTATACCCGTACCGCAAGGGCACTATCGATCGATTTGATTCGGTTCGAAATTATCAACCGCGATTACCTGCCTCCCGCAGCTTAAGCAAATGAGTCAATCTGGACCGACAAATTAAATTCCGAACGGGCTCGATCACGATCGATTGCTTTACGTGGTGCCCGTATTGTACACCCAACGACGGCATTACATAAAACCAATAACCTATATAAAAGATGAAAGCGTGCAAAAAAATGTCAGATCGTGAGTACTTACGATCATGGTATTCAAGGCGTAGAACCCTTTTCTTGACATGAAGCCCGCGGTCTCGCCCGGGCTGAGTCCTTCGGGCTGTTTGATCGCTATGAGCGTCCCGTCGACACAGGCCACTACACCGAGAATGCGGCCGCCATCCGCAAAGGCCGCCTTTGCACTAGCCTTGCCGGCCGTTGTCAACGGGAAGCTCACCCAACCCTGTTGCCGGCCCACCACGGTTATTGCTTCCGCAACTGCGTGAATGCTCTCGCTTACGGAAGCCTGCCCCATGGATACGAATTCTTCGCTGCCGATGGATCTTTGGAAGCTCCCCGTTGCGAAGAAACGGAGAGCACAAAGCACCCTGTCTTGCGTTGTGATGCCACCGGTCCGAAGGCCACCGATGGCGTCTTCCAATTGCTCGCAGAGCCAGCGCACAGTGCGCTTCGAGAGCCTGAAGTGCTCGCGGAACACTTCCTCGGTAAGCTCGTCAAATTCGTCCCGAAAGATGCGTTGCCGAGGCTGCCCGAGAGACTCCAAAAGCGCGACGATAGGAGCGGCCATCGCGACTCGTGAACGCCAAAGAAACCGCCGAACAATGAACGCGATTCTCTGAGCACAACGTGAAACGGCGAGCATTCTCGACAAATGCACTCGGATCAATCAAAATTAAAACAGCACTATTTATATTTATCACAGCGCAGGCGCAACATTTAATTTCACTGTGATCACAGTTGTTTTCAATAATTAACATCGCTAACGTTCGGCGATGGCGGATCGGGTTTTAATCTCGAAAAACTCGAACCCCGCCAGGGCCAGCCATGTTCGGCGACCGACGACATTttgagcagacgacaggcgcatCGTCTGCTACTAGCGCTGCTATGGCAACGGCCATTCATTCTTCGAAACGAACGCCCTTGTCAACCGTTCCACGCTAGCGGCCGTTTCCCCTCGCTTTTCGAATGATTGACAGAGGTGTGACGTAAGCGCATTTTGTGGTCCCGCCCCGGCGCAATGGCCGCCGTGACGAAACGCGCGGGCGCCAAGGAATCACAAGAGGGCAAGCGAGAGAACGGAAAAGCGAGCTGTTTGCGCGATCGCACCCATGTTCGGGTAACTGATCTATCAATGTTTGaaattcttgtttgtgaagctgaaaatgcggcggtatgtataaagagcaaatggttatcagtttatttaaaagtacagcaCGAACGGctactgcctcaaggggtgtttgtagccgtaagtgttgacaggctatagatttgtcagctatgatggctacgccgccggatgatgccagggcatcatcgcgatccttccgaaaaataacatactGACGTAGGAAGTGTTTATGATTAGATTTCAaatgagtctcttggacacacagtacttttggagttagttctttaaggatttcttggacatcatcgaggttgcaaagcaggcctctgacaTTCCACTGAATAATTAATGTAgccatattaaaataaatgttgtgctatgtgtcaaaGAGAATGAACTTGATTTAGCTTACAGCGCCCTTTtgaggccctgtaattggagttttgtcttttctggagcggTCGACAAagtcgcgccgctccttaggcgtcaactgcgccttctgacagggtgttgtgtccatggcctcttgggaggcactggacacgcgctcttgctaGCGGTGTGTTTTCCGCGAAAGCCTTGTCTCTAaagacaaggccttggagcccaccgtCCTGGTGGTTGGtgggcttgtcttgacctcggagctgcgctgactggtgccagcaccaGCAGAGGCCTCCACTGTGgacaaattcgggagaggtagggcagccttcgctgctcccaccgtgggggcgggtggcgttgcagcacgctcgctatgcgtggcgctggcgtccgccaagtgccgttgtggtactgccccccgacgcaccacttcggcgaaagatgtgctctgtgcaaatgttggtgagatgcgttgtcttgcttctctgaaagttatgttttcttttacctttattgtaattatttctttttctttcttccagactGCGCATGATCGGGAATATGCTGGGTGACCACcattacaattgctacaacggggctcagccttacagtcatctgcagAGTGGTCATTGGTGCCACATTTCGCgcatgttagccgccctcggcagctctgggaagcatgaccaaacctctggcatttaaaacaacgtcgagggtttgggatgtacggtcgtactctgattttggTATATCCAGTCTCTaatgtctctggtaacgtgctagagccaaaggtaatAATCAGGTGCTTAGTTGGCAGTTCCTTGTTCTCACGTCTAATCTTAATTCTTTGTACACCTATtacgttttcatccttccatccttccaggagttcttcttcggtcaagtCCATCAAGTCTATGTCAGAGattacgcctttggccgtattcatggttcggtgtgctgtcacactgacagggatgtctccaagttgtacaaggtttgttagcttgtcgtgttgtgctttgtcttttaGTTCTAGTAATAGGACCCCCCTGGCCAGCTTCGTGATTTTATAGtcgcctccaatggtctctgcgAGATGCTTCGCGACAACGAATGGTGAAattgttcttgctttcttgtcaGGTTTCTCACTGTGGACAACatgaaatttcgggaaagtctgagtgcctttaaaaaaaattgaaacgtaGCATCGGTGCGTCCCCTTTAAGAGGGACGATCGGTACACAAGGGGTTGGAAGTGCCCATGAAATGTGTtgagtattcagcgacgatgccagtcacccaccaccgagcccaacaaggggacacggCAGGGTATGCGGTGAAGCAAACcctaccatgccaactgtacatcgtcgctataaccacatatgttataaccaaggtaggtcatagcacaccaggttaaccctcgccgccaggaatgttggaagttatcagaagaaaaagaagacaggaaagactaaaagtgagagggaaagacgaagatgtgcgaagagagagacaggaaaaggcgactgccgatttcccccgggtgggtcaacccgggggtgccgtctatgtgaagaagaggccaaagaggtgtgttgcctccgccgggtggccttaacggtccaaacacccagcatcagctcaacctccaggatccccctttccccagacacggctaagccgcgcacggctacacgcgggagggtctaatcctcgtgtgctcgggtacgtggtgtcgcaacacaccaaacgcctgctgacgcagacgcccctgcggggcacttTGCCGTTAAAACATAACGGTTACATTCATTTAATTTGTTGTTATTTTACCACGCCATAAGTGTTACGTTAAATTTAACACAAgtgaataacaacaacaaaaacttttCTCGTGCAAGTTATATCCAGCAAAAGTATCTGTACCGCCCGCACGGGGGAATGTATCACTGCGCAGCAGCGTGtggcagagaaaaagaaatgagcctCTGTTACAGGCCACCTTCGATTTAAATCAGGACCTACATTCGGAGATAGTTGCGATCGTTTATAGAAAACGTTTACTTACCAGCTACCTGTTGAGATGCCTTCCAACCTTCATCGATTCTTCCGTATCCTATGCGACTAAAAGCAAAAGTGAACACCATGCGATCACCGCAGATGTTCAAATGCTACTGCTCAGTcattaagcacaagaaagaatgatCTGTTTACTCACCGAGCACTAAGCTTTCAGTCTTCATGATGGTCACAGCTTCCAGAATTCTTCTCGGGCGAAAGTACCTCGTACGCCGAGTTTATCTGATCAGGCAGCGTTACGGGCAGAAATGCACGAAGTGCGGCCCACAGAACCGATCAGCTGTTTTcgcgtagccgccatcttacgtgtgcgtagcgaaatggattggatgcggaattggcacatgtgtggctatgactcgaaaaatttaaaaatttgTGTTTACTTTCAAGCGCGCTTCAACTTATCTTGCGTCaaaagattacaaaacaattTTACTCTTAGTGACATACAATTGTTCTTTTATCAGGCGTTTATGTCTAAATGTCAGTTGCTATACGGTccctttgcaaataaaaaacaagcaaaacttGCTTCCGGCAACGATGGAGGCTGCTGATTGGGCAGATTGAAAAACGTCGCTGGTTCCAGCCCCCATACGCAAAACCTatcgcgtcattttgacgtccggAATTTGGAacacttttcgtttggaatagagttacgttatcccGCCCCAGGACTGCGCGCACCGCACATACATTGTGCAATGGTGCAAGAATACCTCGAGAACGAGCCATGCAAGGttcttccgggtgcctaaagacagcAGGTGAGCGGACAGTTGGCTTCCCGGCTTTCATTTGTGCTAATTGGTGTGCTTCGAGTCAAACGGTAGGTCCAGTTTTAAAACTTTTTTAGCTAGACTACGTGGGCCTTATCTTACACTCTACATTAAATAGCACAGCTTTCTCGCACCATTGTCTTTTCATCAACTGGAAGAAAGTGTCGGCCTGCTTTGAaagtgcacttctttttttttgaatttaCTATGTGGTGAATATGTAGTCTTCACTTTGGAAACTCCATAGAAAGGATAACTGTATTGTCATCTTTGCTGGCATACATTTAGTTTCCCTTAATAGCACTTCAATTCGATTTCAGGCTGCGGAGTTAGCCCAGGGCAAATCGATCTATCTCTGCCAGGCGTGCCTGTGAATCATCAAGGTAGGCTGCATTTAACTTGATTGTTTAAGCGTTGTAAAAATGCATGACGTATTGTAGCTTAACTATTACAAAAGCAACAATTTATTTGGAGCATTAGATATACACATTAAGAAAGTAACTCAACATGCGTCCTAAATTCAGAGCCCTTCATTGTAGAAGTATTGTAAACACAAACGAAGCTGGTGACATGTGCTATTATTCTGGCAAGCAGCACATTTTGCACTTGCCACTGCTAATCGCCCGTGTTTGCTGTTTCTTATGCAATAACTGCTGTGTGAAAATGTGGCTCGACAGCGGAGCTTCTATATAACTTCAACCAGATGACGCTTCCAGCCCTGCGCCCCCGCGGGAGTGGACACCTGAGCAAGGACCGTCTGGACTATGCAGAGGTGGGCACATTGTTGCAGCACACTACATAGCACAAAGATTTGTTAAATACTTTAACAAACAGTTGTAATCCACGAAACAACCCAGTGTGGGTCCTAAATTCAGAGCTCGTCGTACATGCAAACATTGTGACGCATGGCATAGTACAATAAAATGTATAAAGATTTTGGAAAGACGGAAACAAAAATGGCGATCCCAACATGAGCATTAGCCCTCGCATTGCAGCCTCCCTTTTTGTTTCTGTCTTTTCAAACACTTTTTACCTGTTGCCATACCTCAGCAAATCTGAATGTCAGCACAGTGCACATGCATGTGATGCAGTCAATCTGTGCTCCTATTGTGGCAAACATAGCAGCACATTTTGCACTTGCCACTGCTAATCGCCCGTGTTTTCTGTTTCTTATGCAATAACGGCTGTGTGAAAGTGTGGCTCGACAGCTGAGCTTCTATATGACTTCACCCAGATGACGCTGCCAGCCCTGCGCCCCTGCGGAAGTGGACACCTGAGCCAGGACCGTCTGGACTAAGCAGAGGTGGGCACATTGTTGCAGCACATTACATAGCACAAAGATTTGTTAAATACTTTAACAAACAGTTGTAATCCACGAAACAACCCAGTGTGGGTCCTAAATTCAGAGCTCGTCGTACATGCAAACATTGTGACGCATGACATAGTAAAATAAAATGTATAAAGTATTTGAAAAGACACAAACAAAAATTGCGATCCCAACACAAGCATTAGCCCTCGCATTGCATCCTCCCTTTTCGTTTCTGTCTTTTCAAACACTTTTTACCTGTTGCCTGACCTCAGCAAATCTGAATGTCAGCACAGTGCAGATGCATCTAATGCAGTCAATCTGTGCTCCTATTGTGGCAATTTTATAAACGCATAGCGTAAGCTTAGGCTTAAGACCTGTTTTTGGGAAGCCTTTTCATCATGTGTCCTAATTGCTTTTTACAGCTACACCAGCTACTGGCACTCCAACAGGACGTCGCCTAGGCACTGAACGTAAGTTTACTCAATAAAGCAGTGCACATGTATGTGGTAGAGTCTCTCAGACAAACATCGCCAGTAATATAATACAAGCTCCGCGTTATTGTAGTCAAGGCAGTGAAGTGATGTTTACATTGATATTGCACTTGTAAGATACCTCTATACTCCCACATCGTCAATTATCAATGCTTTTCCCTAAACGTTTTCCATATTGTCCATTTCTAATTGCTGTCTTATGACATAAGTTGAGCGATACCCACAGAATAAGACCTATTTCATACAAATAAAGTGTGTTTTGACTTCTATGAAACTGCGCATTATAACCACGATGCACTACTTTTGTAGGTACACCTTGATTTCGTGGACGGAAGGAAAAGCTGTTCAGCCCTGGCACGCGGAGAATACTGAAGAGGTGCAAATCAGATGCTCGCAGGTACCGGAGAGCCTTGTCACGGTTGCAAAAGCGTAAGAGTCCTCGTAGGGTTACTAAGAGGGATGCCATGGAAACCCTAAGGTCGTGCCTGACTCCAGAGTTTTACAAACTCGCGAACAGTCAGGTCCTGCTCCTTGGTCGCAAAATGAAGGGAAGGAGGTGGCCACAGGAAATGAAAAAGTTTGCCCTGAGCACATACTTTTATAGCCCGGTGGCATACAGGCACCTTTCCAATGTGCTTGCTTTGCCAACCTCGAGGTCTCTTCGGAGGTGGCTGTCAGAATCGCCAATGACAACCGAAATTATTCCTAAAGTAATCGATGTACTTAAAGAAGCAACCACTGATTGGCATTTACTGGATCGGGCCTGTGTCATCATGTTTGATGAAATGTCTCTGCGACAAAACTTGCAGTATGACATCAAAAACGATATGGTCATTGGCTTTTCAGACAATAGCTCTGAAAGGTCACCGAGTGTGGCAAACCAAGCCTGTGTAGTCCTCCTTTCTGGAATTTCTAAACGATGGGTGCAGCCTTTGGCATTTGCAGTGGCACGAACCAAACTGTATGCTCCTTACATCAGGAGGCTGCTATTTGCCTTAATTGAACAGCTAAGCTCAATTCAGCTGTTTGTTAAGGCAGTGGTGCGCGATCAGGGGACAAGTAATGTTACACTTTCAGAGCAGTTAAACGTAACTCCAGATGAACCATTCTTCGAAGTGGGTGGTCACaaagtttattttctgtttgacACTCCACACCTTATGAAGTGCACCAGAAATAACCTGCGTGCCCCTCACAAACTTGTCATTGGCACAGACACTATTGAATGGAAGCACATTGTGGAGTTATATAAGAGCTCTGATCCAATTGGAATGAAATTGGCAAGGAAACTGACAGATGATCATATATACAAGAGGCCTTTCAACAGTATGAAGCTGAAGTTTCCCACCGAGGCACTGAGCGTGTCAGTGTCGGTGGCATTGACTGTCATGATTGATCTGGGGATAATGGATGGGACTGCCAAGTCTACAGCAGACTTTATTGATAGAATTGACAAGCTATTTGACTGTCTCAACAGCAAAAGCATCACTGCCAGGCCTGGCAAGATGGACTATGCCATCAGGGCTGACTCTGGTCATGTGGAGTTTTTGGAGGAGGCATTCAAATGGATCAAATGCTGGAGATTTCACAGCCCCAGACAGCCCCATGCAATTCGTGGCTGGCTTGTCACCATCCAGGCTGTCCTCTTGCTGTGCAAAGACCTCTGCCAAAATTTTGACTTCACTTTTCTCCTGACACGCCATTTGCAGCAGGCTCTCTTGAGAATCTTTTTGGCACTGTGAGAAGGAATCTTGGCTGTAATGAACATCATAATGTCTTTCAGTTCATTGCTGCTCTGAAACACATTTCTTTTGGGAAACTAAGGAACCTGTTGCCTCGTGGGAACTGTGAAATCAGAGACACCTATTTATTTGATAAAGTAATGGATGGCGGTGCTGCTGCACCGCCACTCATTGCTGAAGAGGCAGGGGCGTCAAGTTCCTGCGAAACATCAGGTGGTGACCTTCTAGATGCCGAAGAGAAGAATGCACTGTACTGTTTACGGCTCCCACCTCATGCAGCAATTTCTTAAAAAACGTCCTGCGGAGTGTATTTGCAACCGTTTTTAAGACATGAGGAGGGGAGGAGGCACTAGTAGGTTGCCATCAGTTTATGGCCATGCTTCACGCTCATGGTAAGCCAGGGGTACTCTTTGCTGGCCTGACACAGCCTTCCGAACGCCTCTTTGGGGCGGTTAAGAACATAGAAAAAGATTTTCTAGAAAACATTGGTGTTGTAGCTCATCTACCACGTGTTGTACATGTGTTATAGGAAAAACTGTGCGACAGCCTTTCCCAGGCACTGTTTCGCTCCACAAGCTGTCGTACTGACTTCCTCGAACAGTTTTGTCGGGCGAGGCTGCTGCTTCATATAAGGCAAGT includes:
- the LOC126516817 gene encoding putative nuclease HARBI1, translated to MAAPIVALLESLGQPRQRIFRDEFDELTEEVFREHFRLSKRTVRWLCEQLEDAIGGLRTGGITTQDRVLCALRFFATGSFQRSIGSEEFVSMGQASVSESIHAVAEAITVVGRQQGWVSFPLTTAGKASAKAAFADGGRILGVVACVDGTLIAIKQPEGLSPGETAGFMSRKGFYALNTMIVCDAHMRIVDIDPRFPGSCHDSYVWRHSPLLGRLTRNLRRGEWVLGDSGYPLEPWLLTPVPGHPGIDTPEGRYNQAHASMRNVVERGIGVLKARFRCFQRYRTLLYEPKDAATIVAACAALHNTALKAGEPELQDSDEEAEDNQPPLQQRLPVSEGHHTCRQETPRELLMRAKQMRSQVVNLFSAAPTWRTTHLRALHRRLRQQQEARRAAQP